In Halictus rubicundus isolate RS-2024b unplaced genomic scaffold, iyHalRubi1_principal scaffold0175, whole genome shotgun sequence, a genomic segment contains:
- the LOC143363924 gene encoding E3 SUMO-protein ligase ZBED1-like: protein MALVAGEVIHIIKCVPVDVKIRHTATCFTELPVQHVNKSQFLTPMTRIITNHGTHRDCNQILPKSPQVLQPLKEPIWRYVNPSNLATSGIYTQSDLNNLKDDIMFPAEKSAVLNSVARSITGKTLPDGSISIMNMINEETLDKIAENTAEKLWHGFITFGSFSAGVCTRYKLLTSSSRVYEKIRTQLHVSMQPNHTSSFTYYGGCNCWTSRSQEGYINVNAHIIDDQWKPHIMTICIEELEERHTAENLADCLQNVAIQFGIQDKIVVITNDSASNIVSAVNRLPNVEFDVTCAAHKIHLAIQSALKEGDVSHVLAKASKIVAHFRHSVLASKSLEMKQEQLNLPKLKLIQSVRTRWNTELQMSERLVENRSAITNVLADRNITNQKQAQNLEMLESEWKVLEILIQLLKPLEVATTILSGGILSMVQPIVRAIISNHLIPAKDKYNEEDNIIVIINELTTQLSTRFSLEWYLESTVLVPAASKASFLDPRFKQLLSETGTAKIKIRESIERETTEYSLNIGETDEAEKNRTRALDFIFMRAGGRQNTSSSQQYMLYLAEPEIDANMDPFEWWKSHEQKMPIIAQLAKKYLCIPATSVASERVFSAAGNIVTPSRNCLANENVTTNTFLHQNKTYFMSGVTSATNVVRMYMHVCIVTLSS, encoded by the exons ATGGCCCTTGTGGCCGGGGAAGTAATacacattattaaatgtgtGCCAGTCGATGTAAAAATTCGACACACTGCAACCTGCTTCACTGAATTGCCAGTCCAGCATGTAAATAAGTCACAGTTTTTAACACCTATGACTCGCATCATCACCAATCATGGAACACATAGAGATTGTAATCAAATACTACCA AAATCACCTCAAGTATTACAGCCACTTAAAGAACCAATATGGCGCTACGTTAATCCATCAAATTTGGCTACCAGTGGAATCTACACTCAAAGCGATCTTAATAACTTAAAAGATGACATCATGTTCCcagccgaaaaatcagccgtaTTGAATTCTGTGGCTCGAAGCATAACTGGTAAAACCTTACCAGACGGATCAATTTCCATAATGAACATGATAAATGAAGAAACACTCGACAAGATAGCAGAAAACACAGCCGAAAAATTATGGCACGgattcattacatttggatccttcagcgCAGGAGT ctgcACTCGCTATAAATTACTAACTTCAAGTTCAAgagtttatgaaaaaattagaaccCAATTACACGTGTCCATGCAACCAAACCATACTTCGTCGTTTACGTATTATGGAGGATGCA ATTGCTGGACCTCGAGATCTCAGGAAGGATATATAAATGTTAATGCCCACATTATAGACGATCAATGGAAGCCGCATATTATGACTATTTGTATAGAGGAACTAGAAGAACGCCATACAGCAGAAAACTTGGCAGATTGCTTGCAAAATGTGGCTATTCAATTTGGCATACAAGATAAAATAGTCGTCATAACGAATGACAGTGCAAGCAACATTGTATCTGCTGTAAATCGTTTGCCTAACGTCGAGTTTGATGTAACTTGTGCTGCTCATAAAATACATTTGGCAATACAAAGTGCGTTGAAAGAAGGAGATGTGTCTCACGTCCTTGCGAAAGCAAGCAAAATTGTGGCACATTTTCGACACTCGGTGTTGGCTTCGAAAAGTTTGGAAATGAAGCAGGAGCAATTAAACTtgccaaaattaaaattaatccaAAGTGTTCGAACGCGGTGGAATACGGAGTTACAAATGTCCGAGAGACTGGTGGAAAATCGCAGCGCGATTACAAATGTACTCGCCGATAGAAATATTACAAACCAGAAACAGGCACAAAATTTAGAGATGCTggaaagtgagtggaaagtctTGGAAATACTGATACAACTTTTGAAGCCTCTCGAAGTTGCTACAACAATTTTGTCAGGAGGAATTCTTTCAATGGTTCAACCAATTGTGCGAGCCATCATTAGCAATCATTTGATTCCTGCAAAAGATAAGTACAATGAAGAAGACAACATCATTGTAATCATAAATGAATTGACCAcgcaactgtcaacgcggtttTCTTTAGAATGGTACTTGGAAAGTACAGTTCTAGTTCCAGCCGCAAGTAAAGCTTCCTTTCTGGATCCTAGATTCAAGCAGCTTCTTTCAGAAACCGGAAcagcaaaaattaaaataagagaaAGCATTGAACGCGAAACAACAgaatattctctgaatattggaGAAACTGATGAAGCTGAAAAAAACAGAACTAGAGCTCTGGATTTTATTTTCATGCGAGCCGGCGGTAGGCAGAACACATCATCCAGTCAACAatacatgttgtaccttgcggaGCCAGAGATAGACGCGAACATGGACCCATTTGAATGGTGGAAATCGCATGAACAAAAAATGCCAATTATTGCACAATTGGCCAAAAAATACTTATGCATCCCTGCTACCTCGGTGGCTTCAGAACGAGTTTTCTCTGCAGCAGGAAACATAGTTACACCGAGCAGAAATTGTTTAGCTAACGAAAATGTGACAACGAATACATTCCTCCACCAAAATAAAACTTActt CATGAGCGGTGTGACCAGTGCGACGAATGTTGTACGTATGTATAtgcatgtatgcat TGTTACTTTGTCTTCATGA
- the LOC143363927 gene encoding uncharacterized protein LOC143363927, translated as MATDSVNERVAVRVPEFDPQDPELWFCIVERIFAASGIVAEVAKINYVTSALGPRCRAEVRDVLLAPYAAGAYDTLKSELIRRLSISQEQKTQQLLEREELGDRKPSQFLRHLRSLGGSCLTETLLRTLWLGRLPASTQAILATQKETPLDKVAELADAILETHPSRPAIAEATYSGPATTSTQAAVSPLPAEALSERMMRLLISLQEKTEEMQQQIAEIRSSRNQPTRRYYDHRRPRSSSRGRSPRRQHAPNGVCWYHTTYGANAQRCSEPCSFQGNARGSR; from the coding sequence ATGGCGACCGACAGTGTCAACGAGCGTGTGGCGGTGCGCGTTCCGGAATTCGACCCACAGGACCCCGAGTTGTGGTTCTGTATCGTGGAACGGATTTTTGCCGCGTCTGGAATCGTGGCTGAGGtggcaaaaattaattacgtgACGAGTGCACTTGGCCCGCGATGCAGGGCGGAGGTCCGCGACGTATTGCTGGCCCCGTATGCGGCGGGCGCGTACGACACACTCAAAAGCGAATTAATCCGCCGATTGAGCATCTCTCAGGAGCAAAAGACGCAACAACTCCTGGAGCGGGAAGAGCTCGGAGATCGGAAGCCGTCGCAATTTTTACGGCACCTGCGTAGCCTCGGAGGCAGTTGCCTCACGGAAACGCTCCTGCGGACCCTGTGGCTTGGCCGCCTACCCGCAAGCACACAGGCCATCCTGGCAACCCAGAAAGAGACCCCGCTAGACAAGGTTGCCGAATTGGCGGATGCCATCCTGGAAACGCACCCCAGCCGCCCAGCCATCGCCGAAGCAACGTACTCCGGACCAGCGACGACGTCTACCCAAGCAGCAGTTTCACCGTTACCGGCCGAAGCGCTGTCCGAGCGGATGATGCGGCTCCTCATCTCTTTGCAAGAGAAGACGGAAGAAATGCAGCAGCAGATCGCGGAAATACGCTCATCCCGGAATCAGCCGACCCGGAGGTACTACGACCACCGACGCCCACGAAGCTCCTCCCGGGGCCGTTCGCCAAGGAGACAACACGCGCCGAACGGAGTATGCTGGTACCATACCACGTATGGGGCGAACGCGCAGCGTTGTAGTGAGCCATGCAGCTTCCAGGGAAACGCCAGGGGCAGTCGGTAA